From Paenibacillus graminis, a single genomic window includes:
- the atpE gene encoding F0F1 ATP synthase subunit C → MGVMAYLAAAIAVGLGALGAGIGNGLIVSKTVEGIARQPEAKSTLQTTMFIGVALVEALPIIGVVLAFMFYVGA, encoded by the coding sequence ATGGGAGTTATGGCTTATTTGGCAGCTGCAATTGCAGTAGGTTTGGGAGCGCTTGGCGCCGGTATCGGTAATGGTCTGATTGTAAGTAAAACAGTAGAAGGCATCGCTCGCCAGCCGGAAGCTAAATCCACACTGCAAACCACAATGTTCATCGGGGTCGCTCTGGTAGAAGCCCTGCCGATCATCGGTGTAGTACTTGCGTTCATGTTCTATGTTGGAGCTTAA
- the atpB gene encoding F0F1 ATP synthase subunit A — translation MHKSPIIMLGGLHIDLSIVLMLLVTCTIVFVLALLATRNLSVENPGKLQNFLEWAVEFVQGLISSTMDLKKGKPFLSLGMALIMFLFVGNLLGLPLGIVTDYHDAEHAKVFGKEIVSVTKELDKLHADAEAGTVKSDSHEEPEVGVAWWKSPTADPAVAMGLAVMIFLMTHIVGMTRNTKNYFKHYFEPYPFFFPINLIEQVSKLLTHGMRLFGNIFAGEVLISVILKLAALGVGGWIASVLGLIVWQGFSIFIGTIQAFIFVMLTMVYFSQMLETHDEH, via the coding sequence ATGCATAAATCACCAATTATTATGCTGGGCGGTTTACATATCGACCTTTCGATCGTGCTGATGCTATTAGTGACCTGTACCATTGTTTTTGTGCTCGCGCTTCTGGCAACGCGTAACCTATCGGTCGAGAATCCCGGCAAACTGCAAAACTTCCTGGAATGGGCAGTTGAATTCGTTCAAGGCCTGATTTCAAGTACCATGGATCTCAAAAAAGGCAAACCGTTCCTTTCTCTCGGTATGGCGCTGATCATGTTTTTGTTTGTCGGCAACCTCCTCGGGCTTCCGTTAGGGATTGTCACGGATTATCACGATGCAGAGCATGCCAAGGTGTTCGGGAAGGAAATTGTTTCGGTAACCAAAGAACTGGACAAACTCCATGCTGATGCTGAAGCGGGAACGGTGAAATCCGACTCCCACGAGGAACCTGAAGTAGGAGTGGCGTGGTGGAAATCTCCAACAGCAGACCCTGCGGTAGCAATGGGACTTGCAGTTATGATTTTCCTGATGACCCATATTGTGGGTATGACGCGCAACACCAAAAACTATTTCAAACACTATTTTGAACCTTACCCGTTCTTTTTCCCGATCAATTTGATTGAGCAGGTATCTAAGCTGCTGACACACGGGATGCGTCTTTTCGGTAATATCTTTGCCGGCGAGGTGCTGATATCCGTTATCCTCAAATTGGCTGCGCTTGGGGTAGGGGGCTGGATCGCTTCTGTACTTGGCCTGATTGTATGGCAAGGATTCAGTATATTCATCGGTACCATCCAGGCTTTTATCTTCGTAATGCTGACCATGGTGTATTTCTCACAAATGCTTGAAACCCATGACGAGCACTAA
- a CDS encoding ATP synthase subunit I — translation MDDLSRYRKVLALATLCFVVLCVLAAGIFPDFRSIGFGMALGGAIGCINVTYLGYKVRQVADTMAGEGKRRVSLGYLTRAALSLLGVMVAFKAPQVFNMIAVAGSLLLAPILLIIIGIGFSRRES, via the coding sequence ATGGATGATCTGTCTCGATACCGCAAGGTATTGGCATTGGCAACACTTTGCTTCGTGGTTCTATGCGTTCTGGCTGCGGGCATATTTCCGGATTTCCGGAGTATAGGCTTCGGCATGGCGCTTGGCGGAGCCATTGGATGCATTAATGTGACCTACCTGGGCTACAAAGTCCGGCAAGTGGCAGATACCATGGCGGGTGAAGGCAAGAGGCGTGTAAGCCTGGGGTATCTGACTCGTGCTGCGCTTAGTCTCTTGGGGGTAATGGTAGCCTTTAAAGCACCGCAGGTTTTTAATATGATTGCGGTGGCAGGCAGTTTGCTCTTGGCTCCAATTCTTCTTATTATAATAGGAATTGGGTTTTCGCGTAGAGAAAGTTAA
- a CDS encoding AtpZ/AtpI family protein, whose translation MKGPNKPAEPHKQTGHALKAVSLVSAVGINLAAFTLGGYFLGAWLDDKWNSSGLGVALGVIVGVLCGITGVIFIIKAFMEESDG comes from the coding sequence ATGAAGGGGCCTAACAAGCCTGCAGAACCGCATAAACAGACGGGTCACGCGCTCAAAGCCGTGAGTCTTGTCAGCGCTGTCGGGATCAATTTGGCCGCCTTTACACTGGGCGGTTATTTCTTGGGAGCATGGCTGGACGATAAATGGAACAGCTCCGGTCTCGGGGTGGCACTCGGAGTCATTGTGGGTGTGTTGTGCGGGATCACAGGTGTCATCTTCATTATTAAAGCTTTCATGGAGGAAAGTGATGGATGA